The Terriglobia bacterium sequence GGCCATCACCGCCGTTGTCATCTGGAGCGACATCGGACGTCAGGTCGAACGGGCGCAGCAGGAAGCGCGGGACAAGCAGGCGGCGGCCAACCTCTGATCAGCGAAACGGCCACACCGCCCACACTTTGCGGTTGAGCGCGTACACCAGCGAGAGCACGACGAAGGAAAAAATCAGCAACACCAGCGCGGTTTGCCCCGCCTGCGCGAACTCCGCCGCCTGCACCCGGTCGTAGATGTCGATCGACACCGTGCGCGTCACGCCCGGAATGTTGCCGCCGATCATCAACACCACCCCGAACTCGCCCACGGTATGGGCAAAGCTCAGCGCAACGCCGGTTACCAGGCCCGGCGCCGACAGCGGCAGAATCACCCGCCAAAACGTTCGCCACGCCGACGCGCCCAGCGTTGCCGAGGCCGCCAGCAGCCGCGTGTCCACCGCCGCGAACGACGCCGCAAAGGGCTGCACCGCAAACGGCAGGCTGTAGAGAATCGACCCGATCACCAGTCCGGTAAAGGTGAACGCCAGCGTGTGCCCGGTCAGCGATTCGTACCATCGCCCAAATGCCGTGCTGTTCCCAAACAGCACCAGCAGGTAATAGCCGAGCACCGTCGGCGGCAGCACCAGCGGAACCGACACCACCGCTTCAATCAGGAATTTCCAGCGCCAGCGCGAGTAGGTAATCCAGTAGGCGATGGGCAGCCCGATCCCCACCAGCACTACGGCCACGATCACCGCCAGTTGCCCGGTCAGGGTGAATGCCTGCCAGTTCATCACCGTTCCCCAGGGATCTTAAATCCATGCCGGCGGAAAATCGCTGCGGCGGCGGCAGACTTCAAGAAACCGACGAACGCTTCCGCCGACTTTTGATTCCGCGATTTTCGCAGCACCACCGCGCCTTGTGTAATCGGCGGGTACGATTCTGGCGGCAGCTCCCACCACTGCCCGGTCTGGGCTAACTCGGGAGCTAGTGCGAACGACAACGGAATGATGCCCACCTGAGCGTTTCCGGAAGCGACGAACTGCGCCGCCTGCGCCACGTTTTCGCCGAGCACCAGCCGGGATTTCAGCGTCTCGTACAACTTGGCCCAGCGCAGCGCGGCGATTGCCGCCTTGCCGTAAGGCGCATGCTCGGGATTGGCGATCGCGATGGCGCGTACTCCGGGCGCAGTCAGGGCCTTGAACTGCAGTGCATGTACATCCAGCGCCGAGGTCTTGGACGCCCACAACACCAGGCTTCCGATAGCGTACGGCGTGAGCGTGCCCAGCACGGCCAAGCCCTGGTTCTCCAACCGGTGCGGATAATCCATATTGGCCGACATGAACACGTCGTACGGCGCGCCGTGTTCGATCTGCGTTGTCAAACTTCCCGACGACCCAAACACCAGCTCCAGCCGCGCTGCGCCGCTTTTTTCGTACTGCGCCGCAATCTCCCGCAGCGCCGACTGCAAGTCCGCCGCCGCCGCCACCGTCAACGTGGTCGTCTGTGCCATCACCGTCACACCCGTCAAAAATGCCATTGCCAACAACAACAGACGCGCCAGTGCTCCAATCCAGCGATACATTCCGACAGGCCCCCTTGTGATCCGCATCATAGACTGTTCCAGTCCAACCCGCGTCGAATGGAAAAGGGATTGTAACCCGACCGCTGCGCTTGCCCGGTTGCGCCCCGGTTCGCCGTTCGGCCGCACGCAAGGCAGGTGTAATCTTTTGTAAATGGGTTGGCGCGACCCCTGTCGCGGCAGTTAAACTTTAGGGTACTCCCGTCGCCCTTATGCTTAGCCCAGAA is a genomic window containing:
- the modB gene encoding molybdate ABC transporter permease subunit, producing MNWQAFTLTGQLAVIVAVVLVGIGLPIAYWITYSRWRWKFLIEAVVSVPLVLPPTVLGYYLLVLFGNSTAFGRWYESLTGHTLAFTFTGLVIGSILYSLPFAVQPFAASFAAVDTRLLAASATLGASAWRTFWRVILPLSAPGLVTGVALSFAHTVGEFGVVLMIGGNIPGVTRTVSIDIYDRVQAAEFAQAGQTALVLLIFSFVVLSLVYALNRKVWAVWPFR
- the modA gene encoding molybdate ABC transporter substrate-binding protein, with protein sequence MAFLTGVTVMAQTTTLTVAAAADLQSALREIAAQYEKSGAARLELVFGSSGSLTTQIEHGAPYDVFMSANMDYPHRLENQGLAVLGTLTPYAIGSLVLWASKTSALDVHALQFKALTAPGVRAIAIANPEHAPYGKAAIAALRWAKLYETLKSRLVLGENVAQAAQFVASGNAQVGIIPLSFALAPELAQTGQWWELPPESYPPITQGAVVLRKSRNQKSAEAFVGFLKSAAAAAIFRRHGFKIPGER